The following are encoded together in the Nocardia sp. XZ_19_385 genome:
- a CDS encoding RIP metalloprotease, with amino-acid sequence MVFALGFALFALGITISVALHECGHMWAAQATGMKVRRYFVGFGPKVFSFQRGETEYGLKALPLGGFCDIAGMTALDELAPEDLDRAMYRQATWKRLLVMSGGIAMNFLLGFLLIVVLAIGWGLPRFDQPPETALGNMGCVANMNPDLTLQQCTGPGPAQQAGLQRGDVVKAVNGVPVTTWKQFQAETQKQTQPFTYTVDRDGQTLTVPVTPQRTLRYAEEGQPGKEVSAVGVGPDFYEPVQYGALSAIPASVVFTGDMFVRTFQSLMQMPAKVSALVTAVTGGPRDPEAPVSVYGASRIGGETAERGLWSVFILMLASLNFFLGAFNILPLLPLDGGHIAVVLYEKIRNTLRRWKGLAPGAPVDYLKLLPLTYVAVVIGGAYMLLTLAADIVNPVKLFP; translated from the coding sequence ATGGTGTTCGCGTTGGGATTCGCGCTGTTCGCCCTCGGCATCACGATTTCGGTGGCGCTGCACGAGTGCGGGCACATGTGGGCCGCCCAGGCCACCGGCATGAAGGTCCGCCGCTATTTCGTCGGCTTCGGCCCGAAGGTCTTCTCCTTCCAGCGCGGTGAGACCGAGTACGGCCTGAAAGCGTTGCCGCTGGGCGGTTTCTGCGATATCGCGGGCATGACGGCACTGGACGAGCTGGCCCCCGAGGACCTCGATCGCGCCATGTACCGGCAGGCCACCTGGAAGCGGCTGCTGGTGATGTCCGGCGGTATCGCGATGAACTTCCTGCTCGGATTCCTGTTGATCGTGGTGCTCGCGATCGGCTGGGGCCTGCCCCGTTTCGATCAGCCGCCGGAGACCGCGCTCGGCAACATGGGCTGTGTCGCGAACATGAATCCCGACCTGACCTTGCAGCAGTGCACCGGCCCGGGCCCGGCCCAGCAGGCCGGACTGCAGCGTGGTGACGTGGTCAAGGCCGTCAACGGCGTCCCGGTGACGACGTGGAAGCAGTTCCAGGCCGAAACCCAGAAGCAGACCCAGCCCTTCACCTACACCGTCGACCGCGACGGCCAGACGCTCACGGTTCCGGTCACACCGCAGCGCACCCTGCGCTACGCCGAGGAAGGCCAGCCCGGCAAAGAGGTCAGCGCCGTCGGTGTCGGCCCGGACTTCTACGAGCCGGTGCAGTACGGCGCGCTGTCCGCGATCCCCGCCTCGGTCGTCTTCACCGGCGACATGTTCGTGCGCACCTTCCAGTCCCTGATGCAGATGCCGGCCAAGGTGTCGGCGCTGGTGACCGCCGTCACCGGCGGCCCGCGCGACCCGGAGGCCCCGGTCAGCGTCTACGGCGCCAGCCGGATCGGTGGCGAGACCGCCGAACGCGGGCTGTGGAGCGTCTTCATCCTGATGCTGGCGAGCCTGAACTTCTTCCTCGGCGCGTTCAACATCCTGCCGCTGCTGCCGCTGGACGGCGGCCACATCGCGGTGGTGCTCTACGAGAAGATCCGCAACACCCTGCGACGCTGGAAGGGCCTGGCGCCCGGAGCGCCCGTGGATTATCTGAAACTGCTACCCCTGACCTATGTCGCGGTGGTGATAGGCGGCGCGTACATGCTGCTCACCCTCGCCGCCGACATCGTGAATCCGGTGAAGCTCTTCCCCTGA
- the ispG gene encoding flavodoxin-dependent (E)-4-hydroxy-3-methylbut-2-enyl-diphosphate synthase → MTSTIGLGMPTAPVAVLAPRRKTRQLMVGSVGVGSDYPIAVQSMTTTKTHDVNATLQQIAELTTSGCDIVRVACPRQEDADALATIARKSQIPVIADIHFQPKYIFAAIEAGCAAVRVNPGNIKEFDGRVKEVAKEAGAAGIPIRIGVNAGSLDKRMMEKYGKATPEALVESALWEASLFEEHGFGDIKISVKHNDPVIMVEAYRQLAAQCDYPLHLGVTEAGPAFQGTIKSAVAFGALLSEGIGDTIRVSLSAPPAEEIKVGDQILQSLNLRPRKLEIVSCPSCGRAQVDVYTLANAVSAGLEGLEVPLRVAVMGCVVNGPGEAREADLGVASGNGKGQIFVKGEVIKTVPEHLIVETLIEEAMRIAEGMEGVPSGEPSVTIS, encoded by the coding sequence GTGACCAGCACAATCGGATTGGGCATGCCGACCGCACCGGTCGCCGTTCTCGCGCCCCGACGCAAGACTCGTCAGTTGATGGTCGGCAGTGTCGGTGTCGGCAGCGATTACCCGATCGCGGTGCAGTCGATGACCACCACCAAAACCCACGACGTCAACGCCACGCTGCAGCAGATCGCCGAACTCACCACCTCCGGCTGCGACATCGTGCGCGTCGCATGCCCGCGGCAGGAGGATGCCGACGCGCTGGCGACGATCGCCCGCAAGTCGCAGATCCCGGTGATCGCCGATATCCACTTCCAGCCCAAGTACATTTTCGCCGCGATCGAAGCCGGTTGCGCCGCGGTCCGCGTGAATCCCGGCAACATCAAGGAATTCGACGGCCGCGTCAAGGAAGTCGCCAAAGAAGCTGGAGCGGCGGGTATTCCGATCCGCATCGGCGTCAATGCCGGTTCGCTGGACAAGCGGATGATGGAGAAGTACGGCAAGGCCACCCCGGAAGCGCTGGTCGAGTCGGCGCTGTGGGAAGCCTCGCTGTTCGAGGAGCACGGCTTCGGCGACATCAAGATCTCGGTCAAGCACAACGACCCGGTGATCATGGTCGAGGCCTACCGGCAGCTGGCCGCGCAGTGCGATTACCCGCTGCATCTGGGCGTGACCGAGGCCGGTCCGGCCTTCCAGGGCACGATCAAGTCGGCGGTCGCCTTCGGTGCGCTGCTCAGCGAGGGCATCGGTGACACCATCCGGGTGTCGCTGTCGGCCCCGCCCGCCGAGGAGATCAAGGTCGGCGATCAGATCCTGCAGTCGCTGAACCTGCGCCCCCGCAAGCTGGAGATCGTGTCCTGCCCGTCCTGTGGCCGCGCCCAGGTCGATGTGTACACCCTGGCCAACGCGGTGTCCGCCGGGCTGGAAGGCCTGGAAGTGCCGTTGCGGGTGGCCGTCATGGGCTGCGTCGTGAACGGCCCGGGCGAGGCCCGCGAGGCCGATCTGGGTGTGGCCTCCGGCAACGGCAAGGGTCAGATCTTCGTCAAGGGCGAGGTCATCAAGACCGTGCCCGAGCACCTCATCGTCGAGACGCTGATCGAAGAGGCCATGCGTATCGCCGAGGGCATGGAAGGTGTCCCCTCCGGCGAACCCAGTGTGACGATCAGCTAA
- a CDS encoding GNAT family N-acetyltransferase, translated as MRSLLEPARRARYLPARQLANRDLAQVLRVLDADPVASCMVAARLQEFGIDTRAGQGELWSRGAPAESLCFSGANLVPLRGDHDALRAFADRAARWPRIASSVVGSQELALPLWEMLTVRWGPERELRGEQPLLALGQPPLATPDPLVRRARMDELERYLEAAIAMFIEEVGVDPRAGDGGRGYRRRIQSLIESGRAWARFEDGEVVFKAEVGSLSRRTGQIQGVWVRPDRRGHGIGTAGTATIANAVVASGRTASLYVNDYNTIARRAYGRIGFRQIATFATVLLD; from the coding sequence GTGCGGAGTCTGCTGGAGCCGGCGCGTCGGGCGAGATACCTGCCCGCGCGTCAGCTCGCGAACCGTGACCTGGCTCAGGTCCTGCGCGTGCTCGATGCCGATCCGGTGGCCTCGTGCATGGTCGCCGCACGACTCCAGGAATTCGGCATCGACACCCGCGCCGGGCAGGGTGAGCTGTGGAGTCGCGGCGCACCCGCGGAGTCACTGTGCTTCTCCGGCGCCAATCTGGTGCCGTTGCGCGGCGATCACGACGCGCTGCGCGCCTTCGCCGACCGGGCGGCCCGCTGGCCGCGCATCGCCTCCTCGGTGGTCGGCAGTCAGGAACTCGCACTGCCGCTGTGGGAGATGCTGACCGTGCGCTGGGGCCCGGAACGCGAGCTGCGCGGCGAACAACCGCTGCTCGCACTGGGTCAGCCGCCGCTGGCCACCCCTGACCCGCTGGTCCGCCGAGCCCGGATGGACGAATTGGAACGCTACCTCGAAGCGGCGATCGCCATGTTCATCGAGGAGGTCGGCGTCGACCCCCGCGCCGGTGACGGCGGCCGCGGCTACCGCCGCCGGATCCAGAGCCTGATCGAATCCGGCCGGGCCTGGGCGCGTTTCGAGGACGGCGAAGTGGTATTCAAGGCCGAGGTGGGCTCGCTGTCGCGGCGCACCGGGCAGATCCAGGGCGTGTGGGTGCGCCCGGATCGCCGCGGTCACGGGATCGGCACCGCGGGCACCGCCACCATCGCCAATGCCGTGGTGGCCTCGGGCCGCACCGCGAGTCTGTACGTGAACGACTACAACACCATCGCGCGGCGGGCCTACGGGCGCATCGGATTCCGGCAGATCGCCACCTTCGCCACGGTGTTGCTCGACTGA
- a CDS encoding penicillin-binding transpeptidase domain-containing protein, producing MSSTRLLILPAIVAIAVAAAGCSTNPQGPVAAADAFVTAFAQRDLTRAAKITSAPEKAAAAMDSAWTQLQAEELTAHTGAVRINGDAGTVDYTYRWRLPKNLTWTYTGQLHMGRSEGRWRVRWTASDIHPKLGDTQTMQWRYNPAPRARVNEQSGTDVLVPGKVSRITFTAAEAPDPGWVSIVLSSALRRFDSKLTAEAIRDAALDTEGPYPVAELSETEYDTVRSDLAALPGVHVTEQWDLLPTDRWFAPDLMTQIRKTVIAEVDGKAGWSVVTRNANGLENDVLTEVPAQPAPSFALSIDRNVQSSAQRAVDARTEQAMMVVLQPSTGAILAVAQNPAADRDGPVATIGAYPPGSVFKTVTAAAAIATGTATPDTVLPCPSRITIGERMIPNYNLFSIGDAPMSAAYERSCNTAFAKLASTLPADALHVAASKLGVGPDYTVLGIPTITGSVPPAAGLVQRTEDGIGQGRVLVSPFGMALMAATIARGSVPVPYLIAGRETAVEDAPPPIEPKVVQGLRAMMRKVVTGGTAERIADQGEVYGKTGEAEAGGGSHSWFVGFRGDMAFATLLVQGGSSDNAVAVTRDMLAALPTGY from the coding sequence ATGTCATCGACACGTCTTCTGATCCTGCCCGCGATCGTGGCGATCGCCGTGGCCGCCGCCGGCTGCTCGACGAACCCGCAGGGACCGGTCGCAGCGGCCGACGCCTTCGTCACCGCGTTCGCCCAGCGTGACCTCACCCGCGCGGCAAAGATCACCAGCGCGCCCGAGAAAGCGGCCGCCGCAATGGATTCGGCCTGGACCCAGCTACAGGCCGAGGAGCTCACCGCGCACACCGGCGCGGTCCGGATCAACGGCGACGCCGGGACCGTCGACTACACCTACCGCTGGCGCCTGCCCAAGAACCTCACCTGGACCTACACGGGTCAGCTGCACATGGGCCGCAGCGAAGGCAGATGGCGGGTGCGCTGGACCGCCTCCGATATCCATCCGAAGCTCGGCGACACCCAGACCATGCAGTGGCGCTACAACCCCGCTCCGCGCGCCCGGGTCAACGAGCAGTCCGGAACCGATGTACTGGTGCCGGGCAAGGTTTCCCGGATCACCTTCACCGCCGCCGAGGCCCCCGATCCGGGCTGGGTGTCGATCGTGCTGTCCTCGGCGCTGCGCCGCTTCGACTCCAAGCTGACCGCCGAGGCGATCCGGGACGCGGCGCTGGACACCGAGGGACCCTATCCGGTCGCGGAACTCAGCGAGACCGAATACGACACGGTGCGAAGCGATCTCGCCGCACTGCCCGGCGTCCACGTGACCGAGCAGTGGGATCTGCTGCCCACCGACCGCTGGTTCGCCCCGGACCTGATGACACAGATCCGCAAGACCGTCATCGCGGAGGTGGACGGCAAGGCGGGCTGGAGCGTGGTCACCCGCAACGCCAACGGCTTGGAGAACGACGTGCTCACCGAGGTGCCGGCGCAGCCCGCGCCGTCGTTCGCGCTGAGCATCGACCGCAATGTGCAGAGCTCCGCCCAGCGCGCGGTGGACGCCCGCACCGAGCAGGCCATGATGGTGGTGTTGCAGCCGTCCACCGGCGCGATTCTCGCGGTGGCGCAGAACCCGGCAGCCGACCGGGACGGGCCGGTCGCGACCATCGGGGCCTATCCGCCCGGTTCGGTGTTCAAGACCGTCACCGCCGCGGCGGCCATAGCCACCGGCACCGCCACACCCGACACCGTGCTGCCCTGTCCGAGCCGAATCACCATCGGTGAGCGCATGATTCCCAACTACAACCTGTTCAGCATCGGCGACGCCCCGATGAGCGCCGCCTACGAGCGGTCCTGCAATACCGCGTTCGCGAAGCTGGCCAGCACGTTGCCCGCCGACGCGCTGCACGTCGCGGCCTCGAAACTCGGCGTGGGCCCGGACTATACGGTGCTGGGGATTCCGACGATCACCGGAAGCGTGCCGCCCGCAGCGGGTTTGGTGCAGCGCACCGAGGACGGCATCGGGCAGGGCCGGGTGCTGGTGAGCCCGTTCGGGATGGCTTTGATGGCGGCGACCATCGCGCGGGGTTCGGTGCCGGTGCCCTATCTGATCGCCGGGCGGGAGACCGCCGTCGAAGACGCGCCGCCACCGATCGAGCCGAAGGTCGTGCAGGGGTTGCGGGCCATGATGCGCAAGGTGGTCACGGGCGGCACCGCGGAACGGATCGCCGATCAGGGCGAGGTCTACGGGAAGACCGGGGAGGCCGAGGCGGGCGGTGGGTCGCACTCGTGGTTCGTCGGGTTCCGCGGGGATATGGCGTTCGCGACGCTGCTGGTGCAGGGCGGGAGTTCGGACAACGCGGTCGCGGTCACCCGGGACATGCTCGCCGCATTGCCAACCGGATATTAG
- a CDS encoding BTAD domain-containing putative transcriptional regulator — MESTIHDGTVLDVRVLGPVRLLFGGTEVPVPGVKLRALLAILAINRRRAVPKTALVQAIWEEGQSARSVDGLYAYISNLRTVLRGAGVDDRAVLRTVSDGYLLEIRDAECDVGRFELARTQGAMAAAAGDSATAARHFAAALAQWSGEPVAGLHELRFAGNFATDMAERRLNALADRLEADIGCGRAGAVIGELTALTAEHPVNERLWRLLITALYRAGRQADALAACLRIRRNLADEQGIDPDPRTVALEEAVRGQQQMHTDAPRPGATTREAPEIRRRAWLRVGENDPVLIPPLGLRIGRAPDNDVVLDDNRVSRKHARILHREDGVFIRDRDSANGVYVNGAPIGSDTPLSDGDVIRVGSTTLRFELRAERPVAPQWDIYGSRN; from the coding sequence ATGGAGTCGACCATCCACGATGGGACGGTGCTGGACGTCCGGGTACTCGGGCCGGTGCGGCTGCTGTTCGGCGGTACCGAGGTCCCGGTACCCGGCGTGAAATTGCGGGCGCTGCTCGCCATCCTGGCCATCAACCGGCGCCGAGCGGTGCCGAAAACCGCTCTGGTGCAGGCAATCTGGGAGGAAGGTCAGTCGGCCCGCTCGGTCGACGGGCTGTACGCCTACATCTCGAACCTGCGCACGGTGCTGCGCGGGGCCGGTGTGGACGATCGAGCGGTACTGCGCACCGTCTCCGACGGTTATCTGCTGGAGATCCGCGACGCGGAATGCGATGTCGGGCGCTTCGAACTGGCCCGCACGCAGGGCGCGATGGCCGCCGCGGCAGGTGATTCCGCAACGGCCGCAAGACATTTCGCCGCCGCTCTGGCGCAGTGGAGCGGCGAGCCGGTCGCCGGACTGCACGAATTGCGGTTCGCGGGCAACTTCGCCACCGATATGGCCGAACGCCGGCTGAACGCGCTCGCCGATCGGCTCGAGGCCGATATCGGGTGCGGACGGGCCGGGGCGGTGATCGGCGAACTCACCGCACTCACTGCCGAGCACCCGGTGAACGAGCGGCTGTGGCGGCTACTGATCACCGCGTTGTACCGGGCCGGCCGCCAAGCCGACGCACTCGCCGCCTGCCTGCGAATCCGCCGCAACCTCGCCGACGAACAGGGCATCGACCCCGATCCCCGCACGGTCGCGCTGGAGGAAGCCGTCCGCGGCCAGCAGCAAATGCACACCGACGCGCCGCGCCCGGGCGCGACGACCCGGGAGGCGCCCGAGATCCGCCGCCGGGCCTGGCTGCGGGTCGGCGAGAACGATCCGGTGCTGATACCGCCGCTCGGTCTGCGCATCGGCCGGGCGCCCGACAACGACGTGGTCCTCGACGACAACCGGGTCAGCCGCAAACACGCCCGCATCCTGCACCGCGAAGACGGCGTGTTCATCCGCGATCGCGATTCCGCCAACGGCGTGTACGTCAATGGCGCGCCGATCGGGTCGGACACGCCACTGTCCGACGGCGACGTCATCCGGGTCGGTTCCACCACGCTGCGTTTCGAGCTGCGCGCCGAGCGCCCGGTCGCGCCCCAGTGGGACATTTACGGCTCGCGGAACTGA
- a CDS encoding LysR family transcriptional regulator: MNRFSSIDVERLRWFAAVAEELHFARAAKALHISRQRLSQTVIELEDELGTKLFVPGASPTELTDDGRELLHAARELIVRAESESQEQTSDAPGALRVGFVPGVTVSKWTRIWSERFPDTPLQVVALTAADPLPALQEGRVDMCFVRLPIDRDGLSAIPLYRELPVVVVPKEHPISLFTEVRLADLDDEKMQDASDIDEAAVIFEMVAAGVGQAIVPHSIARLHARRDLVYRTVADAPDSEIVLAWPTANTNDLTEEFVGVVRGRSERSSRSPSGQSQPQKPGAAKKPASAKKPAATRKPGSGGKPAAAKKKPVKRRGR, translated from the coding sequence ATGAACCGGTTTTCCTCGATCGACGTCGAGCGTCTGCGCTGGTTTGCCGCGGTTGCCGAGGAGCTGCATTTCGCGCGGGCGGCGAAGGCGCTGCATATTTCCCGGCAGCGATTGAGTCAGACGGTCATCGAACTGGAAGACGAGCTGGGCACGAAACTCTTTGTGCCGGGTGCGTCTCCGACGGAGTTGACCGACGACGGGCGAGAACTGCTGCACGCGGCGCGGGAGCTGATCGTGCGCGCCGAGTCGGAGAGTCAGGAGCAAACCTCGGATGCGCCCGGCGCGCTGCGGGTCGGGTTCGTCCCCGGTGTCACGGTCTCGAAGTGGACCCGGATCTGGAGTGAGCGATTCCCGGATACTCCGCTGCAAGTGGTCGCGCTCACGGCTGCCGACCCACTACCCGCGTTGCAGGAGGGCCGGGTCGACATGTGCTTCGTGCGGCTGCCGATCGACCGGGACGGGCTCAGCGCGATCCCGCTGTATCGCGAGCTGCCGGTGGTCGTGGTGCCCAAGGAGCACCCGATCTCGCTGTTCACCGAGGTCCGGCTGGCCGATCTCGACGATGAGAAGATGCAGGACGCAAGCGATATCGACGAGGCGGCCGTGATCTTCGAGATGGTCGCGGCCGGGGTCGGCCAAGCCATCGTCCCGCACTCCATCGCGCGCTTGCATGCGCGGCGTGATCTGGTCTACCGGACCGTCGCCGACGCTCCGGACAGCGAAATCGTGCTGGCCTGGCCGACCGCGAACACCAACGATCTGACCGAGGAGTTCGTCGGTGTGGTGCGGGGCCGCTCCGAGCGCAGCTCGCGGTCGCCGTCGGGGCAGAGTCAGCCGCAGAAGCCCGGCGCCGCAAAGAAACCCGCGTCCGCCAAGAAGCCTGCCGCGACGCGCAAGCCAGGTTCGGGCGGTAAACCCGCGGCCGCCAAGAAGAAGCCGGTCAAGCGGCGCGGACGGTAG
- a CDS encoding DUF5997 family protein → MSQEKNSQMMKPLTAATKLGIYLPATPEEFRNSSFTRAQLEALRTDPPEWLTELRRTGPFPRDISARKLGISNSGLQRADVADALTAAEIESLLADPPEWLVRERANFVAVQAEAERVKAKEAERRAASNRPAKNRG, encoded by the coding sequence GTGAGCCAGGAGAAGAATTCGCAGATGATGAAGCCGCTGACGGCGGCAACCAAGCTCGGCATCTACCTTCCGGCGACCCCCGAGGAGTTTCGCAATTCCTCGTTCACCCGCGCCCAGCTCGAAGCCCTGCGCACCGATCCCCCGGAATGGTTGACCGAACTGCGCCGCACCGGTCCGTTCCCGCGTGACATCAGCGCACGCAAACTCGGCATCTCCAACAGCGGCCTGCAGCGCGCCGACGTCGCCGACGCTCTCACCGCCGCCGAGATCGAGTCCTTGCTGGCCGACCCGCCGGAATGGCTGGTCCGCGAACGCGCCAACTTCGTCGCCGTCCAGGCCGAAGCGGAGCGCGTCAAGGCCAAGGAAGCCGAACGCCGAGCTGCCTCCAACCGCCCGGCCAAGAACCGCGGCTGA
- a CDS encoding serine/threonine-protein kinase, translating into MLEPGDVFAGYTIERLLGRGGMGSVYQARHPRLPRLTALKLLSRELYEDEEIRARFEREADLVAQLDHPNIVTVFDRGLEDEQLWISMQYIDGIDASSVDPRKLPPQRAAQIVAETAAALDYAHRMNVLHRDVKPANILLAKGAGRERVLLTDFGIARPREDTKQLTQTGTFTATLAYAAPEQLTGAKLDDRTDQYSLACSLYWLLSGSVPFESPHAAAVIQGHLQQPPPPVSALRPDLPQALDQVMGRALAKRPADRYGSCVEFAAAVQRVLSGTSAGHRPSTGPTPMPMQVAAHTPHPMPTAQPSTGQQSQPHHTPTPQPMPYQQPRPQHTGNQLPATGYGQPGYQSGPGYQAGPGYQPGGYRPPQQPAQGMASNMKILLAILGAVMFLTIIALIWAMAA; encoded by the coding sequence GTGCTGGAGCCTGGTGATGTCTTCGCCGGTTACACCATCGAACGACTACTCGGCCGGGGTGGCATGGGCTCGGTGTATCAGGCGCGGCATCCGCGCCTGCCCCGCCTGACGGCGCTGAAGCTGCTGAGCCGGGAACTGTACGAGGACGAGGAGATCCGGGCCCGCTTCGAACGGGAAGCGGATCTCGTTGCGCAGCTGGATCATCCGAACATCGTCACGGTGTTCGACCGCGGCCTCGAAGACGAGCAGCTGTGGATCTCCATGCAGTACATCGACGGGATCGACGCGTCCTCGGTGGATCCGCGCAAGCTGCCCCCGCAGCGCGCCGCGCAGATCGTCGCCGAAACCGCTGCGGCACTGGACTACGCGCACCGGATGAACGTGCTGCACCGCGACGTGAAACCGGCGAACATCCTGCTGGCCAAGGGCGCCGGCCGGGAACGGGTGCTGCTCACCGACTTCGGGATCGCGCGCCCGCGCGAGGACACCAAACAGCTCACCCAGACCGGAACCTTCACCGCCACACTGGCTTACGCCGCCCCCGAACAGCTCACCGGCGCGAAGCTGGACGACCGCACGGACCAGTACTCGCTGGCGTGCAGCCTGTACTGGCTGCTCAGCGGCTCGGTGCCGTTCGAATCCCCGCACGCCGCCGCGGTCATCCAGGGGCACCTGCAGCAACCGCCACCGCCGGTGAGTGCGTTGCGGCCGGATCTCCCGCAGGCTCTCGATCAGGTGATGGGCCGCGCCCTGGCGAAAAGACCCGCGGACCGCTATGGCTCGTGCGTCGAATTCGCGGCGGCGGTGCAGCGCGTGCTATCCGGCACCAGCGCCGGGCACCGCCCGTCCACCGGCCCGACACCCATGCCGATGCAGGTCGCCGCGCACACGCCGCACCCGATGCCGACCGCGCAACCGAGCACCGGCCAGCAGTCCCAACCGCATCACACGCCCACCCCGCAGCCCATGCCCTACCAGCAGCCGCGGCCCCAGCACACCGGAAATCAGCTACCCGCAACCGGTTACGGCCAGCCCGGCTACCAGTCCGGGCCCGGATATCAGGCTGGGCCCGGGTACCAGCCCGGCGGCTACCGCCCGCCGCAGCAACCGGCGCAGGGAATGGCCTCGAACATGAAGATCCTGCTGGCCATCCTGGGCGCAGTGATGTTCCTGACCATCATCGCCTTGATCTGGGCCATGGCCGCCTGA
- a CDS encoding fructosamine kinase family protein: MDLAWLRANPRQLGMMVEHQRIRVTPVAGGDICVAERLTLDDGHELFTKRRPTPPPADFFAAEAAGLRWLAVPGGPPLPEVIAVDARTIAMAWITHGSPTAAAAEEFGRGLATLHRAPCPSFGAEWPGYIGTEPLDNTPAEADATWLEWYRARRIEPYLRRSRDAGALTAGDVAAVEAALDRADPPEEPASRLHGDLHPGNLLWGRDQAWLVDPAAHGGHRETDLATLRLFGGAPHLDRIMSAYQEHYPLAAGWAERIGLHQLHLALVHTTLFGRAFAGLVRAAAANDGPEPEPTG; this comes from the coding sequence ATGGATCTCGCATGGCTTCGCGCCAACCCGCGGCAGCTGGGAATGATGGTGGAGCATCAGCGTATTCGGGTGACGCCGGTGGCCGGCGGGGACATCTGCGTCGCCGAACGGCTGACCCTCGACGATGGGCATGAGCTGTTCACGAAACGGCGGCCGACACCGCCGCCCGCGGACTTCTTCGCCGCGGAGGCTGCTGGTCTGCGGTGGCTCGCGGTGCCGGGGGGACCGCCGCTGCCGGAGGTGATCGCGGTGGATGCCCGCACCATTGCCATGGCGTGGATCACCCATGGATCGCCCACAGCGGCAGCCGCAGAGGAATTCGGCCGCGGGCTGGCGACACTGCACCGAGCCCCGTGCCCGTCTTTCGGCGCCGAGTGGCCCGGTTACATCGGTACCGAACCGCTGGACAACACCCCAGCTGAAGCGGACGCCACCTGGCTGGAGTGGTATCGCGCCCGGCGGATCGAACCGTATCTGCGCCGCTCCCGAGATGCCGGGGCGCTTACCGCCGGTGATGTCGCGGCCGTCGAGGCGGCTCTCGACCGGGCCGACCCACCGGAGGAGCCCGCCTCCCGGCTGCACGGCGATCTGCATCCCGGCAATCTGTTGTGGGGCCGCGATCAGGCGTGGCTGGTCGACCCCGCCGCGCACGGCGGACACCGCGAGACCGACCTGGCGACGCTGCGCCTGTTCGGCGGTGCGCCACACCTGGATCGGATCATGTCCGCCTACCAGGAGCACTATCCGCTCGCTGCCGGCTGGGCGGAACGAATCGGCCTGCACCAGCTGCATTTGGCGCTCGTGCACACTACCCTTTTCGGTCGCGCTTTCGCGGGTCTGGTGCGTGCCGCCGCCGCGAACGATGGGCCGGAGCCTGAGCCGACCGGGTAG